Part of the Mycolicibacterium mengxianglii genome is shown below.
TTCTCCACCCACGACGTCACCTCCGAAGAATCCTGGGCTGACACCGTGAATGCGGTGGTGCGCGACGGTGGTGGACTGGACGTCCTGGTCAACAACGCGGCGGTCATCGACTACCAGGCACTGGACGAAGTAGTAGTCGCCGACTGGGAGCGCACCATGCGGGTCAATGTCACCGGCCCCATGCTCGGTATCCGGGAATCAGTGCCGCACCTGCGTGCTCGCGGAAAAGGGTCCGTCGTCAACATCGCGTCCAGCTGGGGCATCGTCGCAGTCGCGGGCATCGCGAGCTACCACGCCAGTAAGGGTGCGGTGCGCATGATCACCCGTAATGCCGCTATGACGTACGCCCCTGATCGGATCCGGGTCAACAGCATCATTCCCGGTATCGTCCGCACTCCGCTCACCGAAAAACAACCGGACGTCACCGCCGGTGTTGTTGCACAAACGCCGCTCGGGCTCGCCGAGCCGTACGAAATCGGCTATGGCGCAGTATTTCTCGCCAGCGACGAGTCAAGCCAGGTCACCGGTACCGATCTCGTCATGGACGGCGGCTACACGCTGCACTGACCCGCACTCCGTAGTCAGAATCTATCGAAGGATGACAATGATCAGTTGGACAACGAACCTCCCCGATACGGTTGTCGTGACGGGCACCTCGAGCGGCATCGGCCTGCAGTGCGCAGTGTCGTTGACCGAACAGGGAGTCCACGTCATCGGCGTCGACGCACAGGCCTCGCCGGTTGACTTGGCCGGCCTCGGCAACTATCTCCATGTGAAAGGCAGTGTCACAGAGGAGGGCACATGGGATCGGGTCGTCGCCGAGCTCCATGACAGGCCTGGAGCACTGGGCTTCCTCAGTGTGGCCGGCGTATTGGAGGCCGGTCTGCTCGAGAATGACGAACTGTCGACATGGCGTCGAATCTGGGAGATCAACGTCCTGGGCACGGTACTGGGTCTGAAGAAGCTGCTTCCTGCGCTCCATTCCGCGGAGTATGCCGCGGTGGTGGCCCTGACCAGCGTCGTCGCGCACTTCGCCGACCAGCAACTGGCGGCCTATTCGTCATCAAAATCGGCGCTCACAGGAGCCATCCGCACCATTGCGTTGGATTACGCCCGCAGCGGCATTCGGTTCAACATGCTGGCCCCTGGACCCACGAAGGCAGGGTTGTTCGAGCGTCACCTGTCATCAACCAAGGATCCGGACGCGTTCCTTCAGGCCCGCGAAGCCCGGCACCCGCTGGGACGCATTTTGGAGGCCTCCGAGATCGCCAATGCGGCAATGTATCTGCTTTCCCTGGAGTCGTCAGCGCTCTTCGCCGCCACCGTCCTCGCCGACGGTGGTCTCACCGCCGGGTTCGACTTCCAGGCAGCAGAGGTGATGGCCGACAGTGCCCGGTGATCAGACCCGGCACGACCTCACGCGGCTGGTGCCGGTCGTGCGCCGCGCCGGATTGGACCACTCGCTATTCACCCAATACTGGGCCGACGTGCACGGACCGATGTGTGCAGCGATCCCCGGAATTGATCTCTACCGGCAGTTTCACCTCGATAGCCCGCGATCACACGACTGGATCACAGCACCCTCGGTGGACACCACGGTGCCCGACGACGAGCGTATCGACGGTGCGGCACAGTGCGCGTTCGTCAATCGCGAAGACTTCGATCGGTGGTTGACAGGAACTGCCGTTCTGGCGGACGACGAGCGCAACTGTTTCGACGGCACCTACGGCTACTACGCTCTGGGCGCGACCGGCCACCTCGGAGCGGACGCACCACATGCGGTCGGCGGCACGTCGATGCTGGTGCTCATCCGTCGGCGAGCGCATGCCGATACCGGCGCATTCAGGTCCTTCATCCGCGACACGCTGATGACCACGTTGCTCGGCAGTGGTTTCGTGAGCAACGTATCGGGGCACCTGCTGGAGCCTTACGAAGAGCACGAATCACATTGGCAGGCTGATGCTCTGGACAA
Proteins encoded:
- a CDS encoding SDR family NAD(P)-dependent oxidoreductase — protein: MISWTTNLPDTVVVTGTSSGIGLQCAVSLTEQGVHVIGVDAQASPVDLAGLGNYLHVKGSVTEEGTWDRVVAELHDRPGALGFLSVAGVLEAGLLENDELSTWRRIWEINVLGTVLGLKKLLPALHSAEYAAVVALTSVVAHFADQQLAAYSSSKSALTGAIRTIALDYARSGIRFNMLAPGPTKAGLFERHLSSTKDPDAFLQAREARHPLGRILEASEIANAAMYLLSLESSALFAATVLADGGLTAGFDFQAAEVMADSAR
- a CDS encoding EthD domain-containing protein, whose product is MPGDQTRHDLTRLVPVVRRAGLDHSLFTQYWADVHGPMCAAIPGIDLYRQFHLDSPRSHDWITAPSVDTTVPDDERIDGAAQCAFVNREDFDRWLTGTAVLADDERNCFDGTYGYYALGATGHLGADAPHAVGGTSMLVLIRRRAHADTGAFRSFIRDTLMTTLLGSGFVSNVSGHLLEPYEEHESHWQADALDNRVPAELQHHAALHVSCENMLAWRRLLDTDQFGSTAVLQSELFSAVHVYPVRSAITFVHDGAITLEGRRGRSTAELIRRIGAVNAE
- a CDS encoding SDR family NAD(P)-dependent oxidoreductase translates to MTTTIESKRLAGKVAIVTGAADGIGRGIADALSQAGATVRLTDVKDPSASLLARQSFSTHDVTSEESWADTVNAVVRDGGGLDVLVNNAAVIDYQALDEVVVADWERTMRVNVTGPMLGIRESVPHLRARGKGSVVNIASSWGIVAVAGIASYHASKGAVRMITRNAAMTYAPDRIRVNSIIPGIVRTPLTEKQPDVTAGVVAQTPLGLAEPYEIGYGAVFLASDESSQVTGTDLVMDGGYTLH